In Bacteroidota bacterium, the following proteins share a genomic window:
- the nusA gene encoding transcription termination/antitermination protein NusA has product MATKTAEKKADIANLIESFSDFKEVKNIDRVTLISILEDVFRGIIKKKYGSDENFDVIVNDKGKPEIWHNRKIVDDEFAEDSFDYDPNKHISLTDARKIDKDFNLDEDVAQEVKLDDFGRRAILTIRQNLIGRVLDLEKDAVYNKYKDRIGEIITGEVYQIWKREMLVLDDEGNELIMPKMEQIPSDFFKKGDTIRAVIARVEMKNNSPLIVLSRTSPSFLERLFELEVPEIFDGLITIKRIVREPGERAKVAVESYDDRIDPVGACVGMKGSRIHGIVRELKNENIDVINYTTNSQLFIQRALSPAKITSVKLDDEKKRAEVYLKPDQISLAIGKGGHNIRLAGKLTGYEIDVYRDVEEEIEDVELDEFAEDIEEWIIDELKKIGCDTAKSVLELSNEDLVKRTELEEETVNEVKKILRAEFE; this is encoded by the coding sequence ATGGCTACTAAAACAGCAGAAAAAAAAGCAGACATCGCAAACCTGATAGAGTCGTTTTCGGATTTCAAGGAAGTAAAAAACATTGACCGCGTAACGCTCATCAGCATTCTCGAAGATGTGTTCAGAGGAATCATCAAAAAGAAATACGGCTCTGACGAAAACTTTGACGTGATTGTGAACGACAAGGGCAAGCCCGAAATCTGGCATAACCGGAAAATTGTGGACGATGAATTTGCCGAAGACAGTTTCGATTATGACCCGAACAAACATATTTCACTCACTGACGCGCGCAAGATTGACAAAGATTTTAATCTAGATGAAGACGTTGCGCAGGAAGTAAAACTTGATGACTTTGGTCGCAGAGCGATTCTCACCATTCGCCAGAATTTAATTGGAAGAGTTTTGGATTTGGAAAAAGACGCAGTATATAATAAGTACAAAGACAGAATCGGGGAAATCATTACGGGTGAAGTTTATCAAATCTGGAAACGCGAAATGCTCGTGCTCGATGACGAAGGAAACGAACTCATCATGCCGAAGATGGAACAAATCCCCAGCGACTTTTTCAAAAAAGGCGATACCATCCGCGCTGTGATTGCACGCGTGGAAATGAAAAACAACAGCCCGCTCATCGTCCTTTCAAGAACTTCTCCGTCTTTCCTGGAAAGATTATTTGAACTCGAAGTGCCGGAAATTTTTGACGGACTCATTACAATCAAAAGAATTGTCCGCGAGCCGGGCGAGCGCGCAAAAGTTGCCGTTGAAAGTTACGATGACCGCATTGACCCCGTTGGCGCCTGCGTGGGAATGAAAGGTTCGCGCATTCACGGAATTGTCCGCGAACTGAAAAATGAAAACATTGACGTTATTAATTACACAACCAACTCGCAACTTTTCATTCAGCGTGCGCTGAGCCCTGCGAAAATCACATCTGTAAAATTAGACGATGAAAAGAAACGCGCGGAAGTTTATCTCAAGCCCGACCAGATTTCTCTCGCCATCGGAAAAGGCGGACACAACATTCGCCTTGCGGGAAAACTTACCGGTTATGAAATTGATGTTTACCGCGATGTGGAAGAAGAAATTGAAGATGTGGAACTCGATGAATTCGCAGAGGACATTGAAGAATGGATTATTGACGAGTTGAAAAAAATCGGATGCGATACTGCGAAATCAGTTCTCGAACTTAGCAATGAGGATTTGGTTAAGCGCACCGAACTCGAAGAAGAAACCGTAAATGAAGTGAAGAAAATTTTAAGAGCAGAATTTGAATAA
- a CDS encoding ABC transporter substrate-binding protein, which translates to MKKIYYIVGIIVLAACGNPNGISHPEAAGGRIYGGTLKVNENDKYVSLYPHLITDVISLDIASQMYDGLVRIDAKNIAKILPDIAESWTMDESGTVYTFKLKKGVKFHDDACFKDGKGREVKASDFKYVFDLLFDEGEKTSFASTFKQRIKGGKEGVKAPDDYTLQITLASPTGVFLYLLAGSQGFVFPKEAVEKYGDESAVGTGPFILKNKDDEKLFLVRNPNYFRTDSLGNQLPFLDTIQVNFISDKAREMEAFKKEETHIIFGLPSSAVSEMVEQSLEDFRSKNPKYLLVRNPEMTSEYYEFNISKPPFNNLKVRQAFSYAMNRDKIISDALNTEAFGPGICGITPPGIPDYDITDIHGYNFNPEKAKKLFAEAGYSDGKKFPRITIELNSGGGKNVEVVEEIKKQLKEVLNVEVDYIVVPFARKIEDMKFSKAEIFRSAWVADYPNPENFLRTFYGGYVPDSLSKPSYPNTVRYKNIAYDSLVEKGFEAKNPEDGFSYYKNAEQILMNDAPIMILWYGENMKVIHSFVKNFYFNPMNYKDFSETYIQKNSPAEKP; encoded by the coding sequence ATGAAAAAAATTTATTATATAGTCGGAATTATAGTATTGGCAGCATGCGGCAATCCGAATGGAATATCTCATCCCGAAGCCGCGGGCGGGCGCATATATGGCGGCACATTGAAAGTGAATGAAAATGACAAGTATGTTTCTCTGTATCCGCATCTGATTACCGATGTAATTTCTCTCGATATTGCCAGCCAGATGTATGACGGGTTGGTTCGCATTGATGCAAAAAACATTGCCAAAATATTACCCGACATTGCAGAAAGCTGGACGATGGATGAATCGGGAACGGTTTATACTTTCAAGTTAAAGAAGGGCGTGAAGTTTCACGATGATGCTTGTTTCAAGGATGGAAAAGGGCGCGAAGTGAAAGCATCGGATTTCAAATATGTGTTTGATTTGCTTTTTGACGAAGGCGAGAAAACAAGTTTTGCTTCCACGTTCAAGCAGCGAATCAAAGGCGGAAAAGAGGGCGTGAAGGCGCCCGATGATTACACGCTTCAGATTACGCTCGCTTCTCCCACCGGAGTTTTTTTGTATTTGCTTGCCGGTTCGCAGGGATTTGTTTTTCCGAAGGAAGCGGTGGAAAAATACGGAGATGAATCTGCGGTTGGAACCGGACCGTTCATTCTGAAAAATAAAGACGATGAAAAATTATTTCTCGTCCGCAACCCAAATTATTTCCGCACCGATTCGCTCGGCAATCAACTTCCTTTTCTCGATACCATTCAGGTAAATTTCATTTCTGACAAAGCACGGGAAATGGAAGCGTTCAAAAAAGAAGAAACGCATATTATTTTCGGATTGCCTTCCTCTGCGGTGAGCGAAATGGTGGAGCAGAGTTTGGAAGATTTCAGGAGCAAAAATCCAAAATATCTTCTGGTGCGGAATCCGGAAATGACTTCCGAGTATTACGAATTTAATATTTCGAAACCGCCTTTTAATAATCTCAAAGTGCGCCAGGCGTTTTCGTATGCCATGAACCGCGATAAAATTATTTCCGATGCGCTGAACACCGAAGCGTTTGGCCCGGGCATTTGCGGAATCACTCCGCCAGGAATTCCCGATTATGACATCACCGATATTCACGGCTATAATTTCAATCCTGAAAAAGCAAAAAAACTTTTTGCAGAAGCCGGCTATTCCGATGGAAAAAAATTTCCGCGCATCACCATTGAACTTAACAGCGGAGGAGGAAAAAATGTGGAAGTAGTGGAAGAAATAAAAAAGCAGCTGAAAGAGGTATTGAATGTAGAAGTGGACTATATCGTAGTTCCCTTCGCCCGGAAAATTGAGGATATGAAATTCAGCAAGGCAGAAATTTTCCGTTCCGCGTGGGTTGCCGATTATCCCAATCCTGAAAATTTTCTCCGCACATTTTACGGAGGATATGTTCCGGATAGTTTGAGCAAGCCCTCGTATCCGAACACCGTGCGCTATAAAAATATTGCCTACGATAGTTTGGTGGAAAAAGGTTTTGAAGCAAAAAATCCTGAGGACGGTTTTAGCTATTACAAAAATGCCGAACAAATTCTGATGAACGATGCGCCCATTATGATTCTCTGGTATGGCGAAAACATGAAAGTGATTCATTCCTTCGTGAAAAATTTTTATTTCAACCCGATGAACTACAAAGATTTTTCGGAAACATATATTCAGAAAAATTCTCCCGCTGAAAAACCCTGA
- the infB gene encoding translation initiation factor IF-2, with translation MSDAVVHRLSKVAKELNVSVATIADYLKSKGQAIEVNPNAKLSAELYELVLEGFVSDKKDKEESKRIHEEKEKRKTLTVEDTSSISERTMRKREEDELVIRNASEDVIRAPKPQEFQIKEVGKIDLDSFSKKKKEDAQKEKSSERKEEKHIPVPEPEMYKTTFSKLEGPTVIGKIDLPVEKEVEQDGADKKKKKKRIKKQKVQQGEYARFASDAGKKADESKPLHFQRKKDKRRREIRPEVSSQEVDSQIKATLSRLSGTAGKSRAAKYRKLKREALGEKLEQEAQQAEAESQILKVTEFISVSQLATMMDLQPTDIISFCMSLGIFVSINQRLDAETIKLIAEEFGYQVQFISAEALEDITEETDTPEDLLPRPPIVTVMGHVDHGKTSLLDYVRKANVIAGEAGGITQHIGAYGVVLENGKKITFLDTPGHEAFTAMRARGAQVTDVAIIVIAADDGVKPQTVEAINHAQAAGVPLVFAITKIDKPAANPEKVKEQLSQMNLLVEDWGGKYQCQGISAKAGTNVELLLEKVLLEAEVKELKANPNKHAIGTIVESSLDKGRGYVATLLVKAGTLRVGDVIVAGPFSGKIKALFNERGTAMEEAGPSMPAQILGLDGAPQAGDKFNALDDERQAKEIATKRMQLQREQSLRTKKHITLDEIGRRIAIGDFQELNIIVKGDVDGSVEALSDSLLKLSTPKIHVNIIHKGIGQISDSDVLLASASNAIIVCFNVRPSASAKKLAEQEQIDIRFYSIIYNAINEVKDAMEGMLAPEFEEKIMCNIEVKEVFHITKVGAVAGCRMLDGKINRSTKIRVIRNGVVIHTGALSSLKRFKDDVKEVLAGQECGLSVEGYDDIQVGDIIEGYEQVEVKAKL, from the coding sequence ATGTCAGACGCAGTAGTACATAGATTAAGCAAAGTTGCGAAGGAACTCAACGTGAGCGTTGCCACCATTGCCGATTATTTGAAAAGCAAAGGGCAGGCAATCGAAGTGAATCCGAACGCAAAACTTTCTGCCGAGTTGTACGAACTCGTGCTGGAAGGTTTTGTTTCCGATAAAAAAGATAAAGAAGAATCCAAACGCATTCACGAGGAAAAAGAAAAAAGAAAAACGCTGACGGTGGAAGATACTTCTTCCATTTCCGAGCGTACCATGCGCAAGCGCGAAGAAGATGAACTCGTCATCCGCAACGCAAGTGAAGATGTGATTCGTGCGCCCAAACCGCAGGAGTTCCAGATTAAAGAAGTCGGGAAAATTGATTTGGATTCTTTTTCGAAAAAGAAAAAAGAAGACGCGCAAAAAGAAAAATCTTCAGAGCGGAAAGAAGAAAAACATATTCCCGTTCCCGAACCGGAGATGTATAAAACTACTTTCTCGAAACTTGAGGGCCCGACTGTAATCGGGAAAATTGATTTGCCGGTAGAAAAAGAAGTTGAACAGGATGGTGCTGATAAGAAAAAGAAAAAGAAAAGAATCAAGAAGCAAAAAGTTCAGCAAGGCGAATATGCACGTTTCGCAAGTGATGCAGGAAAAAAAGCAGACGAGTCAAAGCCCCTGCACTTCCAGCGGAAAAAAGATAAACGCAGACGTGAAATCCGCCCGGAAGTTTCTTCGCAGGAAGTAGATTCACAAATTAAGGCAACTCTTTCCCGCCTCAGCGGAACGGCAGGAAAATCGCGCGCTGCCAAATACAGAAAATTAAAACGCGAAGCGCTCGGAGAAAAATTAGAACAGGAAGCACAGCAGGCAGAAGCAGAATCACAAATTCTGAAAGTGACGGAATTTATTTCAGTGAGCCAGCTGGCAACGATGATGGATTTGCAGCCAACCGATATTATTTCCTTCTGCATGAGCTTGGGAATTTTTGTTTCCATTAATCAGCGATTGGATGCAGAAACTATTAAACTCATTGCGGAAGAATTCGGCTATCAGGTTCAGTTCATCAGTGCCGAAGCGCTTGAAGATATTACGGAAGAAACCGACACGCCCGAAGATCTACTGCCGCGCCCGCCAATTGTAACGGTGATGGGACACGTTGACCACGGAAAAACTTCTTTGCTTGATTACGTGCGCAAAGCAAACGTGATTGCAGGCGAAGCAGGCGGAATCACGCAGCACATTGGCGCTTACGGAGTGGTTCTCGAAAACGGAAAAAAGATTACGTTCCTCGATACGCCCGGCCACGAAGCGTTCACCGCCATGCGTGCGCGCGGTGCGCAGGTAACAGACGTTGCCATCATTGTAATTGCTGCAGATGACGGAGTGAAACCGCAAACGGTGGAGGCGATTAATCACGCGCAGGCCGCTGGCGTTCCTCTTGTGTTCGCGATTACAAAAATTGATAAGCCCGCAGCGAATCCTGAAAAAGTGAAAGAGCAATTATCTCAGATGAATTTATTAGTGGAAGATTGGGGAGGAAAATATCAGTGCCAGGGAATTTCAGCAAAAGCAGGAACGAATGTGGAACTTCTTTTGGAAAAAGTTTTGCTCGAAGCGGAAGTAAAAGAATTAAAAGCGAATCCTAACAAGCACGCGATTGGAACCATTGTGGAATCTTCACTCGACAAAGGAAGAGGATATGTGGCAACCCTTCTGGTGAAAGCAGGAACGCTTCGCGTGGGCGATGTGATTGTAGCAGGACCTTTCAGCGGAAAAATAAAAGCATTGTTCAACGAGCGTGGAACTGCAATGGAAGAAGCCGGTCCTTCTATGCCCGCGCAAATTCTTGGATTGGATGGCGCACCGCAGGCGGGAGATAAATTCAACGCGCTGGATGACGAAAGGCAGGCAAAAGAAATTGCAACGAAGCGAATGCAGTTGCAGCGCGAACAATCTTTGCGCACGAAGAAACATATTACGCTCGATGAAATCGGAAGGCGTATTGCCATAGGAGATTTCCAGGAATTAAATATTATTGTGAAAGGAGATGTGGACGGCTCGGTGGAAGCGCTTTCAGATTCGCTGCTGAAACTTTCCACTCCTAAAATTCACGTCAACATTATTCACAAAGGCATCGGGCAGATTTCCGATTCGGATGTGCTGCTCGCTTCCGCTTCCAACGCGATTATTGTCTGCTTCAATGTTCGTCCTTCTGCTTCCGCGAAAAAATTAGCAGAGCAGGAGCAGATTGACATTCGCTTCTACTCGATTATTTACAACGCCATCAACGAAGTGAAAGACGCGATGGAAGGAATGCTTGCGCCTGAGTTTGAAGAAAAAATTATGTGCAACATTGAAGTGAAAGAAGTTTTTCATATTACAAAAGTGGGCGCGGTGGCAGGTTGCAGAATGCTCGATGGAAAAATAAACCGCAGCACAAAAATTCGCGTTATCCGAAACGGTGTGGTGATTCACACGGGCGCTCTCTCTTCGCTCAAACGTTTCAAGGACGATGTGAAAGAAGTTTTAGCAGGGCAGGAATGCGGGCTGAGCGTGGAGGGCTACGATGACATACAGGTGGGCGATATCATTGAGGGCTACGAGCAGGTGGAAGTGAAAGCCAAGCTTTGA
- a CDS encoding TM2 domain-containing protein, producing the protein MKKYFLLFFLLPSILLKAKESDSTMIIVLNANPSVNNEFPRQEFFSSDTLSLHSSPAKKHRLIASILSFPFPFGILGLHRIYLGTKPYMPFVYVGTLGGCAGILPLIDFIAIISSSKEKFRMLENNPKVFMWLK; encoded by the coding sequence ATGAAAAAATACTTTTTGCTTTTTTTTCTTCTTCCTAGTATTCTTTTAAAAGCAAAAGAAAGCGATTCTACTATGATAATAGTATTGAATGCTAATCCTTCTGTTAATAATGAATTTCCCCGGCAAGAATTTTTTTCCTCCGATACTCTTTCTTTGCATTCTTCTCCCGCAAAAAAACACCGGCTCATTGCGTCCATATTATCTTTTCCTTTTCCCTTCGGAATCTTAGGACTGCACCGGATTTATCTCGGCACAAAACCTTACATGCCTTTTGTATACGTGGGCACACTTGGCGGCTGCGCTGGAATTCTTCCGCTGATTGATTTCATTGCAATCATTTCTTCGAGCAAAGAAAAGTTCAGAATGCTTGAAAACAATCCTAAAGTTTTTATGTGGCTGAAGTGA
- a CDS encoding UbiA family prenyltransferase, with product MKIRTWIDFFLYSNLFISLCAAAITIETYLLIYSEINWMYVSFTFFSTLVFYDFPSLFFAKEAFSSEESERHSWINENKKVLGIFLALGLIGVASTIFFFPFKFILSFIPTATVAFAYFFPQTHLRSIAGLKAGVIAFVWTAVTCIYPLLLHALPRHDLDILFYGYHGLLMAQRFFFILPLCIIFNVRDMEADKTAGVRTLPLAYGIKATKIICLVSLFLFTAFLRFLFGKIEIALIISAIVAAIFILRTSKSSSEYFYSLWIDGMILLQAGLVEVAVRL from the coding sequence GTGAAAATTAGAACATGGATCGATTTTTTTCTTTATTCCAATTTATTTATTTCGCTCTGCGCTGCTGCGATAACTATAGAAACTTATTTGCTGATTTATTCTGAAATAAATTGGATGTATGTTTCGTTTACTTTTTTTTCCACGCTCGTGTTTTATGATTTTCCTAGTTTGTTTTTTGCGAAGGAAGCATTTTCATCGGAAGAATCGGAGCGGCACAGCTGGATCAATGAAAATAAAAAAGTTCTTGGAATTTTTTTAGCGCTCGGGCTGATTGGAGTTGCTTCAACTATTTTCTTTTTTCCTTTTAAATTTATATTGAGTTTTATTCCAACGGCAACAGTTGCCTTCGCTTATTTTTTTCCCCAAACTCATTTGCGCAGTATTGCCGGATTGAAAGCGGGAGTGATTGCTTTTGTATGGACTGCGGTTACTTGCATTTATCCTCTGTTGCTTCACGCTTTGCCGCGCCACGATTTGGATATTTTATTTTACGGCTATCACGGCTTGCTGATGGCGCAGCGGTTTTTTTTCATCCTGCCGCTTTGCATCATCTTTAATGTGCGCGATATGGAGGCGGATAAAACCGCTGGTGTTCGTACGCTTCCGCTGGCTTACGGAATAAAAGCAACAAAAATTATTTGCCTGGTTTCACTTTTTTTATTTACTGCATTTCTTCGTTTCCTTTTTGGGAAAATTGAAATCGCTTTGATTATTTCCGCAATTGTTGCTGCAATTTTTATTTTACGAACTTCTAAATCCAGCTCGGAATATTTTTATTCTCTTTGGATTGACGGAATGATTTTGTTGCAGGCGGGGTTAGTGGAGGTAGCGGTGAGATTATAG
- a CDS encoding alpha/beta hydrolase, whose amino-acid sequence MIKYTDFRKIKVRYSDKGKGRVIVLLHGFLESQEIFDELSTKLSKSFRVIAIDLPGHGETPAIGYVHSMELMAECAKSVLDSLGIRKYVVVGHSMGGYVALAFAEMFPQNVSGLCLFHSSAMPDSDEKKKDRDRVAEIVMKDHTQFVSDLIPKLFAKENISILQDEVTKAKQIALQTPKEGIVAALKGMKERPSREMVLKNAKFPVLFIIGKQDVILAWENLLLLAGLPRKSFQLVLEHTGHMGFYEAPEETFKALRKFSAMCFR is encoded by the coding sequence ATGATTAAATACACAGATTTCCGAAAAATAAAAGTCCGCTATTCCGACAAAGGAAAAGGAAGAGTAATTGTTTTGCTTCACGGATTTTTAGAATCGCAGGAAATCTTCGATGAACTCTCCACCAAACTTTCAAAAAGTTTTCGTGTCATTGCAATTGATTTGCCCGGACATGGAGAAACTCCTGCAATCGGCTACGTACATTCGATGGAACTCATGGCTGAATGCGCAAAATCGGTTTTGGATTCTTTGGGAATCAGAAAATATGTAGTGGTTGGACATTCAATGGGTGGATATGTTGCGCTTGCGTTTGCGGAAATGTTTCCACAAAATGTTTCAGGGCTCTGCCTTTTTCATTCCTCCGCCATGCCTGATTCGGATGAAAAGAAAAAAGACCGTGACCGTGTTGCAGAGATTGTTATGAAAGACCACACGCAATTTGTTTCCGATTTAATTCCGAAACTTTTTGCGAAAGAAAATATTTCTATACTCCAAGATGAAGTTACCAAAGCAAAACAAATTGCGTTGCAAACTCCCAAAGAAGGAATAGTTGCCGCGCTGAAAGGAATGAAAGAGCGCCCGTCACGCGAAATGGTTTTGAAGAATGCAAAGTTTCCGGTTCTGTTTATCATAGGGAAACAGGATGTGATTCTCGCCTGGGAAAATCTTTTGCTGCTTGCCGGCTTGCCTAGAAAAAGTTTCCAGTTAGTGCTCGAACATACAGGACACATGGGTTTTTACGAAGCGCCAGAAGAAACTTTTAAAGCATTGAGAAAGTTTTCTGCAATGTGTTTCAGATAA
- a CDS encoding DUF167 domain-containing protein, whose product MQIHCIVKPQSKIDSVTVNPDNSLRIKIKAPPVNGKANEYLIEFLSEIFNLPKKNIQIVSGLTNSHKRINIAAEDSDIQKIISNLKKSK is encoded by the coding sequence ATGCAGATTCACTGCATCGTAAAACCGCAAAGCAAAATTGATTCAGTCACGGTAAATCCCGATAACTCGCTTCGCATAAAAATAAAAGCGCCACCGGTTAACGGAAAAGCGAATGAATACTTAATAGAATTTCTTTCAGAAATTTTTAATTTGCCGAAGAAAAACATTCAAATCGTTTCCGGCCTCACAAACTCGCATAAAAGAATTAACATTGCAGCCGAAGATTCAGACATTCAAAAAATAATTTCCAATCTAAAAAAATCAAAATGA
- the hemL gene encoding glutamate-1-semialdehyde 2,1-aminomutase codes for MTTKDISLHSPMKKKKSEKLFEKAKTFFPGGVNSPVRAFRSVGGTPLFIERGKGAYVWDADGNKYIDFCCSWGPLILGHANPKVVKAIIETTKKGSSFGAPTELENKLAELILKNIPFIEKIRFVSSGTEAVMSAIRLARGFTTRNKILKFEGCYHGHADSLLVKAGSGLVTFGNTSSDGVPEAFVNETIVCPLNNKKAVKEAFIKFKNEIACIIIEPIPANNGLLLQDKSYLQFLRDICTENKSLLIFDEVISGFRIGFTGAAGYYNIKPDIITYGKIIGGGLPVGAYGASTEIMSKISPDGDVYQAGTLSGNPVAMAAGIAQLKECLKKDFYERLEKKTKQFISNIQPLTSNVKLFSIGSIFWFAFTDKQKIQNAEEIDANSMQHFRKLYHELLERGIYLGPSGYEVGFVSEAHSENDLRRVGKIISEELNKL; via the coding sequence ATGACGACCAAAGATATATCTTTGCACTCACCTATGAAGAAAAAGAAATCCGAAAAACTTTTTGAGAAAGCGAAAACTTTTTTTCCGGGAGGAGTCAACTCTCCCGTACGCGCATTCCGCTCGGTGGGAGGAACTCCATTATTTATCGAGCGCGGAAAAGGCGCATACGTCTGGGATGCGGACGGAAATAAATACATTGACTTCTGCTGTTCGTGGGGACCGCTGATTCTTGGACACGCAAATCCCAAAGTGGTGAAAGCAATTATTGAAACTACAAAGAAAGGAAGTTCATTCGGTGCGCCAACGGAACTGGAAAATAAATTGGCGGAACTTATTCTGAAAAATATTCCGTTTATAGAGAAAATTCGGTTCGTAAGTTCAGGAACAGAAGCGGTGATGAGCGCGATACGTTTGGCGAGAGGATTTACAACGAGAAATAAAATTCTGAAGTTCGAAGGATGTTATCACGGACATGCGGATTCATTGCTGGTGAAAGCAGGTTCAGGTCTCGTGACTTTCGGAAATACTTCCTCAGATGGAGTTCCTGAAGCATTTGTGAATGAAACCATCGTCTGTCCGCTGAATAATAAAAAAGCGGTGAAGGAAGCATTCATAAAATTTAAAAACGAAATTGCCTGCATTATCATTGAACCGATTCCGGCAAACAATGGTTTGCTCCTGCAGGATAAATCTTATTTGCAATTCCTCAGAGATATCTGCACAGAAAATAAATCGCTTTTAATTTTTGACGAAGTGATTTCTGGATTCAGAATCGGATTTACTGGTGCTGCAGGATATTACAATATTAAACCCGATATCATCACTTATGGAAAAATTATCGGTGGCGGCTTACCAGTGGGCGCATATGGTGCGAGCACGGAAATCATGAGCAAGATTTCTCCTGATGGAGATGTGTATCAGGCAGGAACACTTAGCGGAAATCCTGTTGCGATGGCAGCAGGAATTGCGCAGTTGAAAGAGTGTTTGAAAAAAGATTTTTACGAAAGATTGGAAAAGAAAACAAAACAATTTATTTCCAACATCCAACCTCTAACATCTAACGTCAAACTTTTTTCTATCGGTTCAATATTCTGGTTTGCCTTTACCGATAAACAAAAAATTCAAAACGCAGAAGAAATTGACGCTAACTCCATGCAACATTTCAGAAAACTTTACCACGAACTTTTAGAACGAGGAATTTATCTTGGGCCTTCAGGATATGAAGTTGGTTTTGTAAGCGAGGCGCATAGCGAAAATGATTTGAGGAGAGTAGGGAAAATAATTTCGGAAGAGTTAAATAAACTATAA
- a CDS encoding aminopeptidase P family protein, whose protein sequence is MKYSPIPNSLFINNRKRVVKELKPGSLALFNSNDIMPTNADGSMPFIQSTDIFWLSGVDQEESILLVFPDSKLPEHKEILFVKETSEQIAIWEGEKLTKKKTAEVSGIQTVYWLSQFKTIFHQLMCECRHVYLNTNEHLRAAVEVETRDARFVKWCKEQYPLHNYIRVQPIMHSLRAIKSKEEIDLIQTACNITEKGLRRILPFIKPNVWEYEIEAELSHEFIRNRSRGFAYTPIIASGFNACVLHYIDTNKQCKTGDVILLDVAAEYANYASDLTRCIPVSGKFSKRQKNVYNAVLRVIRGAIDMLKAGNNILDYHEAVGKMMEEELIKLRLLRESAVKKQDPKNPLYKKYFMHGTSHYLGLDVHDYGDKYRKFEAGMVFTCEPGIYIREENLGIRLENDILITKNGNVDLMKNIPIEAEEIESLMNS, encoded by the coding sequence ATGAAATACTCTCCCATTCCCAATTCACTTTTCATCAACAACCGAAAGCGTGTTGTAAAAGAACTGAAACCGGGTTCGCTTGCTTTGTTCAACAGCAACGATATTATGCCCACGAATGCGGACGGTTCCATGCCTTTCATTCAGAGCACGGATATTTTCTGGCTCAGCGGAGTTGACCAGGAAGAAAGCATCTTACTGGTTTTTCCCGATTCAAAACTTCCCGAGCATAAAGAAATTTTATTCGTGAAAGAAACCAGCGAGCAGATTGCAATCTGGGAAGGAGAAAAACTCACGAAGAAAAAAACTGCTGAAGTTTCGGGAATACAAACGGTGTATTGGCTTTCGCAGTTCAAAACAATTTTTCACCAACTCATGTGCGAGTGCCGGCATGTATATTTAAATACGAATGAACATTTACGAGCGGCAGTGGAAGTTGAAACACGCGATGCCCGTTTTGTAAAATGGTGCAAGGAACAATATCCGCTTCACAATTATATTCGTGTGCAGCCCATCATGCATTCTCTCCGCGCCATAAAATCAAAAGAAGAAATTGATTTGATTCAAACCGCATGCAACATTACCGAAAAAGGTTTGCGCAGAATTCTTCCGTTCATCAAGCCGAATGTTTGGGAGTATGAAATTGAAGCGGAACTTTCGCATGAGTTCATTCGCAATCGCTCGCGCGGATTTGCTTACACTCCCATTATTGCTTCGGGTTTCAATGCGTGCGTGCTTCATTATATAGATACCAACAAGCAGTGCAAAACGGGTGATGTGATTCTGCTCGATGTGGCGGCTGAGTATGCGAATTATGCTTCTGACTTAACACGCTGCATTCCGGTTTCCGGAAAATTTTCCAAGCGCCAGAAAAATGTTTACAACGCGGTGCTTCGCGTGATACGCGGTGCAATTGACATGCTGAAAGCCGGAAATAATATTTTAGATTATCACGAAGCCGTTGGAAAAATGATGGAAGAAGAATTAATTAAACTTCGCCTTCTTCGGGAATCGGCTGTGAAAAAACAAGACCCGAAAAATCCTCTCTACAAAAAATATTTCATGCACGGCACTTCGCATTATCTCGGATTAGATGTGCACGATTACGGTGACAAGTACAGAAAATTTGAAGCGGGAATGGTTTTCACCTGCGAGCCGGGAATTTATATCCGCGAAGAAAACCTGGGCATTCGTTTGGAAAATGATATTCTCATTACGAAAAACGGAAATGTGGATTTGATGAAAAACATTCCTATTGAAGCGGAAGAGATTGAATCACTAATGAATTCTTAA